The DNA segment TTTATGCATTTTTATCAGGAACAACTGCGATGGGTTTTTGGGTAATTGCCCACGAATGTGGTCATGGGGCATTCTCGAAAAATAGGACCTTGGAAACCATTACTGGATATTTACTTCATTCATTATTATTAGTTCCATATTTCTCTTGGCAACGTTCACATGCAGTCCATCATCGTTTCACCAATCATATAACCAATGGAGAAACTCACGTCCCAATAGTTATTGATGGGAATGGAATTAGCGAAAAAGTTGGAGGTGAAAAGGAACTTTCTTTTTCAAGTAAATTAGGCAAAACTAAGTATGGAATTCTCCAACTTGTTCTTCATCTTATTTTTGGTTGGCCTGCTTATTTATTATCAGGAAGTACAGGAGGGATCAAATATGGAACTTCAAATCATTTTTGGCCAAGGAAACCTTTTTCTAAGACATTATGGCCTGCTGTATGGGCTAAGAAAGTTTGGATTTCAGACATTGGTGTAGCTGCAGTAATAATTGGACTTATTATTTTAGTTACCAAATATGGAATTTTTCCAATAATAGCAATGTATTTTGGTCCCTTATTAGTAGTTAATTGTTGGTTAGTTATCTATACTTGGCTTCATCATACAGATTCAGATGTTCCACACCTCGCTAATTCAGAATTTTCTTTTATGAGAGGAGCCTTCCTTTCCATTGATAGGCCTTATGGCAAGATTATTAATTTACTTCATCATAATATTGGTTCAAGTCATGTAGTTCATCATGTGTGCCCAACTATTCCTCACTATCATGCTACGAAGGCAACTCTTGCAATAAAAAAAGCATTCAATAAAGCCTACCTTTTCAATCCCGATCCAATACATAAGGCTTTATGGAATATTGCTTGTAATTGTATTGCTGTTAAATCAGAGATGGATGACGGAAGGTATATTTGGCAATCCTCTTACAAAAAAAATGTTCAAACCAAATTCTGATAATTTAACTCATATCACATAAATTTACGCAAATCTGAAAATAATATAAAAGATTCAGGAAATTAGGTACTTTCTATCTTAAATAGTTAACTATATAAACGTTATAAGATTAAGTCATGAGTGGAGACAACCTATACGGGAAACAACCAATTAAGTTTTACTCTGAGGAAGTAACACTTACCAAAGTACAATTATTAGAGAAGCAACTAAGTTTAGGAGATAAAGTAACAGACCTAGATGAGAAACATAAGGAATGGAGTAGGAAGTTATCAGGATAGTTTTCTAATAATATAAATTAAAGATACATTAAAAAGTAAGGAGTATAAAAATGAATTTCGACTTTAAATGTATTGCAAGTTTTATTTAAAATTAATTATTATTTAGAAACTTTCCTATAAATTACAGAAAAGTTATTTGCTGGCATTTGACATAACTTTTCTTGAACGAAACTATTTTTGATGGCTTCATTGCTTACTTCTTCAAGATTTCGGATACCCCATAACTTATTTTGCATTTTTAATGATTTATCAAATAAATTATTACTTTGACTTGTGTGCTTATTACCAATTTTAAAAGGCCCGTACAATATTAAAAATTGTCCATTTTTTAATAATTTACTAGACTCCCTAAATAATGATTTTGTGCAATTCCAGCATGCTATATGAATCATATTTATAGATATAATAATATGAAGGGATTCTTTTACCTTCGAGGGAATTATCCAAGGAATGTTCTCAACATTTATGTCTATAGGTTGAGGCATTTTAAAATTTAGTCCTTCATAATCAATCCAGGCAGCGATACTATTTCTATGAATAAGAAGAGGATCACTTGATTGCCATAGTATTTCCGGGAAGCGTTTTTGAAATACAACAGCGTGTTCCCCACTACCACTACCAATTTCTAAGATTGATCCTCCTTTAAGCGGAATTGTTGATAATAAATCTCCTATACACTTTCTATTACGATTAGTGGCAGGAAAAAAAAGTCTATTATCTTTAATCAAAAAAGTCCCTTTATACAAAAAAAGTAATAATTAATATTTGTTCAGCGATATAATTATATATATATTTATTTATTTAGCTCGTCGCAATTTTGGGGCTTTATAAAACATTATTTTCAAGCTAAAGAATAGGATCATAACTGTAAGCAAAGGTAAAATATAAAGTATCAAATCAGTACCAAATAAAGAAGGAATGCTTGCAAAAATTAAATGCATGTAATAAGTAGCAAATGACATAAATCTTTTATCTAATTAATTTATTATTAGCAATAATTTGATAAAAAAAAAAGAGTATTTTTTCTAGTTTAAAAAATTTAAATTTTATTTTAATATAAATAACTTTTTTTGATATTAGACTTTATTAATAGGGAATTCTGATTACTAATTTAAGGATTAAAAAAGATGAGTCAGCCTGTATCCCTACTAGCTGACTCTTAAGTAATCTTAGTTAAGATTAACCTAAAGTGAGGTTATTTAAGATAAGACTAAAGTATTAAAATTAAAAAAAATACTATTAATTGATTACTAAAAAAATAAAGAAGATTATAGTTATTATGCCTTAGATATTGCACTCACTATATTTTAGTATTGTTCAATAACTGAAAATGGAAATTCTTTTTACATCTTTATTAACAAATTAAAATTAACATTTGGAGAAAATAAATTCCAAATAACGTAATAAAATTTTGGATATTACTTTTTAAAATCTAACTATAAACACAGTAATAGATTAAATTATGTTATAGTTAAATCATCTCAGGTAGAGATAAGCATAATTTATATTGACAACGCAAAAAAAATTCTCAAATTGCAAGAGTCAATAACTTTAAATGAATAACTAAATTTGTTATTTAAAACACAGGTCAAACAGTAAAAATCAATTCTTATCAAGCCTGAATTAATAGCTTCAAAAAATTAATTCAATGAAAAAACTTAACAAAAAGTATGCTGATTTATTGCATCAAGCTTCTATAGCAACTGGAAGAAAAGAAGCAGTAGGACTTCTACATAAAGCAGCTAAGCTACAAACTAAATTTGAGAAAAGCCTAGATTCTAAATAACATTTATTTGATTTGGAACTGAAATTAAGGTGTATAGATTTCATTTTGATTTTTCTTCAAAAATTGTTTATGAAATTATCTAATTATAAATAAAAATATTATCAAGTAATTACGACATATAAATTGCAAAATCTTAAAGGATTATTACCAGATTATGTAGTTATTGAAAGATACAAAAAGGTAATTTCCTTAACCAAGTGATTACAAAATTTAAATACATTTTACCTAGAAAAACCTAAAAGAATTAAGCTATTCTTTTTTTAATCTGCAATTGAAGAAATAAAAAACTTTCCCAAAATGTTTAAACTTCTAATGCAAATAATTTTAGATTCAATACTAATAATTATTATTTCTCTTTGAGCAATGCCTTGAGTTGTAGGTCATCCAACTGCTCTAAATAATTTCTCATTGCAAGCCATGACTTGCGACTTTCTATTTTTCCACTTTCCTTAAAAATGTTTGCGGAAACTTGATCAACTAATTCTTTATGATTCATAAAATTATTCTTCACCAACTTGTATAAATAAACCATTAAAAAATTCTAAAAAAAATTTCGATGGATAATTTCCTGCAACTCTTTGCTTTTTATTAAAAATTTTCTCTTCGTTTAAAATGAGATTTGTCATGTGGCTTAAGATTTTTGGTTGAGTTTTTTATGAGTCCCTAAAATTACTTTCTCTTGATATTGTTCGCATGAATGAGTCAAATGCTGACCATGCCAAATAAGTTTTTGATGGCAGTTGCAGCAGAGAATTGAACCACGACTTGCTTGACTGGAGTAATCAAATTTTGAGCAAGTAATACAGACATGACTACCTATCGATCTCGAATATGTTGGATCTTCAATATATTCCCATTTTTCATGAAGCTTACGATCCCTCTGAAATAACGAAAGCGCTGCGACTTTTTTTTCGACCATCACCAAAGCAATACATTTGTACTACTATTCTTACCCTTCGTTAGGCGGATGTCAACTGCCGAGATGAAAAACTAGTGTTATCGCGGAACTCTACCAAACAAATCGTAATAAATATGATATGGCGCATATATGTAGCAAAACTGTCGCTTTTACAGCCAAAGCAGGCGGGATTTAGACTATTTATTTACAAAACTATATATATGTGTTATATTAATTAATATTAATTATTTTCAAAAATGACTCCAGAAGCAGAACGTTTTAATGGTTGGGCAGCAATGTTAGGTTTTGTAGCAGCTGTTGGTGCATACGTAACAACTGGTCAAATCATACCAGGTTGGTTCTAATGAAGAACAACGACACTAAAATTGTTGAAAAAGAAAAGGTTGTAGCTGAAAGGCTAAATGGAAGATTTGCGATGTTGGGTTTTGTAGCCTTAATAGGAGCTTACCTGACAACTGGTCAAATTATTCCTGGATTTATTTAAAGATTCAATAACATTTCTTCCCAGATTGTTAATAACAATCTGGTTTTTTTGTCTATAGTTTTGATAGTTTCATTATCTTTAATCCCTTTAATTATGGATTTTAAAATTTAGAAAATAATATAAATTTTAAACTGCTAAAAAATGGCTAGATCCATCTTTATTATTAAAAAAAATGAACACATTTAATAAATATTTACCTTTTGGATTTAAAGCTCAAAATATTATGCCATTTTTTATTATTTTTAAACTTCTTACCTTCTCTCGTTTTATTTCTTATCTGATGAACCAATAAAAATGATTTATCCTCCCCCTCAAGTGGTTTTTGCTTTGCTAATTTTATCTACAGCAGTAGTCCTGATTTGGGATCTTAGATACAATCCTTTCGGAGAGGACCAAGACGGGATATAAAAAAGGCGTATTCAATTTTATTAAGAGCTATTGATTTTCTAAAATTCTTTGTAACTAGATTTTCTTTTTTTTAATTGAAGGTTCAAAGTTTATAAATTCTCCACTTTTAGTTGCCATAAAATTTTTTTGTTTTTAAAAGCTTTTTGCTCGTTTGTGTTTTATTTAATTTATGCGAGATGATTCAAGATCTTTGCGATAATCAAAATCATCTTTACCATACTTACAATTGTAACTTAGATGATAGTGGAAATAATAAGATGATTATATTAATAGATTACTTCTTTAATCAGTATAAAAACTCTATCGGAATAATAAAAACTATATTAAAGTCAAAGAAATAATTGGAGGGAAATCAGATGAACAACCTCGGATTGGAGATTGTATTCTGGCTAACTTTATTAATGTATCTTGGAGCTAGACTTACTCAAACTAAGAAAGATTACAAACAACAGCATTAAAAAGGCAGTTTCTAATTAATTGTTTCTTATGGATATCATTTCACATATATTCAAAAAAAGTTCTAGATTCTTTATTTAATATTTATTTATTAGTCAAGATGAAATAAAGAACTAAAAAAGAGAGTCAAACTGAATGTTTGCAATTTGGCATTTGCTCCTCTGAAACTAAAAAATCAGAGGTCATTCCTTATTTTTATTATTAAAAGAGGTATTAATCATGGCATTAAATGATACTTTTAATATTCTTCCAAAAAAAACAACTAAATCAAAAAACGAGTTAACATCAAATTTTGCTATTAAAGATTATTGGGAAGAAAAATGCAGGGAGAATCCCTCTAAAAAAGAATGTCTTTTTTATTGCGACTAAAATTTTCTTTTTTTACGTAAAATTGTAAATTTTGCAGATTGATTTTCAATAGATCCGTTTTAAATTAAAAATAATTTGAGGAAGAATTATGCCTACAAGAAAGAAAAATTCCAAGGCAAAAAAAGTTGAAACCAATACTGAATGGTTGGATAAAGTTATTAATCAATTAACAAATAAAGAGTCAAGT comes from the Prochlorococcus marinus str. MIT 9515 genome and includes:
- a CDS encoding fatty acid desaturase, yielding MSNINFSGLKGQALAIKMSDIPSLKEFQSVIPNHCFKPQTRTSLRYLLQSTIIQAIVIAIGLTIPFTQSMIPIWILYAFLSGTTAMGFWVIAHECGHGAFSKNRTLETITGYLLHSLLLVPYFSWQRSHAVHHRFTNHITNGETHVPIVIDGNGISEKVGGEKELSFSSKLGKTKYGILQLVLHLIFGWPAYLLSGSTGGIKYGTSNHFWPRKPFSKTLWPAVWAKKVWISDIGVAAVIIGLIILVTKYGIFPIIAMYFGPLLVVNCWLVIYTWLHHTDSDVPHLANSEFSFMRGAFLSIDRPYGKIINLLHHNIGSSHVVHHVCPTIPHYHATKATLAIKKAFNKAYLFNPDPIHKALWNIACNCIAVKSEMDDGRYIWQSSYKKNVQTKF
- a CDS encoding high light inducible protein, which translates into the protein MKNNDTKIVEKEKVVAERLNGRFAMLGFVALIGAYLTTGQIIPGFI
- a CDS encoding high light inducible protein, with translation MTPEAERFNGWAAMLGFVAAVGAYVTTGQIIPGWF
- a CDS encoding DUF938 domain-containing protein; its protein translation is MYKGTFLIKDNRLFFPATNRNRKCIGDLLSTIPLKGGSILEIGSGSGEHAVVFQKRFPEILWQSSDPLLIHRNSIAAWIDYEGLNFKMPQPIDINVENIPWIIPSKVKESLHIIISINMIHIACWNCTKSLFRESSKLLKNGQFLILYGPFKIGNKHTSQSNNLFDKSLKMQNKLWGIRNLEEVSNEAIKNSFVQEKLCQMPANNFSVIYRKVSK